Proteins from one Thermobifida alba genomic window:
- the msrB gene encoding peptide-methionine (R)-S-oxide reductase MsrB has protein sequence MSEMNTPVNRSEEEWRAILDPEAFAVLRQGATERPWSGEYVSTTTQGVYRCRACGAELFRSEHKFDSHCGWPSFYDPADSSAVTLHEDLSFGMVRTEVRCARCDSHLGHVFHGEGYPTPTDARYCINSVALTLEADDTVE, from the coding sequence ATGAGCGAGATGAACACACCGGTCAACCGGTCAGAAGAGGAGTGGCGGGCGATCCTCGACCCCGAGGCCTTCGCGGTCCTCCGCCAGGGCGCCACCGAGCGTCCGTGGAGCGGCGAGTACGTCTCGACGACCACCCAGGGCGTCTACCGCTGCCGGGCCTGCGGGGCGGAGCTGTTCCGCTCCGAGCACAAGTTCGACTCCCACTGCGGGTGGCCGAGTTTCTACGACCCCGCGGACAGTTCCGCGGTGACCCTGCACGAAGACCTTTCCTTCGGTATGGTGCGCACCGAGGTCCGCTGCGCCCGGTGCGACTCCCATCTGGGGCACGTCTTCCACGGTGAGGGCTACCCCACGCCCACCGACGCTCGATACTGCATCAATTCAGTGGCTTTGACGTTGGAAGCGGACGACACTGTGGAATAG